One window of Parambassis ranga chromosome 3, fParRan2.1, whole genome shotgun sequence genomic DNA carries:
- the slc39a1 gene encoding zinc transporter ZIP1: MEYLLQVKIGALVGLLLLTLLFGFIPARVKWFRQTNGRETHRTVLSLISCFAGGVFLAACLLDIIPDYLSDINTELDARKVETSFPLPEFIIAAGFFTVLIMERIVLNCREMHGAHEERAPLIPDNRNGHGHGHSPATTTDLESSGHHVHVDFQAHSPFRSFMLFLSLSLHSVFEGLAIGLQNTDSKVLEICIAILVHKSIIVFSLSVKLVQSAVRPFWVAAYIVVFALMSPLGIGIGISVMEAQLSEGALIQAILEGIAAGTFVYITFLEILPHELNSPGKQLLKVLFILLGFSIMAALTFLG, from the exons ATGGAATACTTGCTCCAGGTGAAAATCGGCGCTCTTGTCGGTTTATTGCTCTTAACTCTGCTGTTTGGATTCATCCCTGCTAGAGTCAAATGGTTCAGACAAACAAACGGGAGAG AGACCCACCGGACAGTTCTGAGCTTGATCAGCTGTTTTGCCGGAGGGGTTTTCCTCGCAGCATGTTTGCTCGACATCATTCCAGATTATTTGTCAGACATCAACACAGAGCTGGATGCTCGAAAGGTGGAG ACCAGCTTCCCTCTTCCAGAGTTCATCATAGCTGCTGGCTTCTTCACAGTCCTCATAATGGAAAGGATTGTCCTGAACTGCCGGGAGATGCATGGGGCTCATGAGGAGAGAGCACCACTTATTCCAGACAACAGGAATGGACATGGCCACGGTCACAGTCCAGCCACAACCACTGATCTGGAGAGCAGTGGCCACCATGTCCACGTTGACTTTCAGGCCCACTCCCCATTTCGCTCCTTCATGctgttcctctctctgtcactccaTTCGGTTTTTGAGGGCCTTGCTATCGGCCTACAAAACACTGACTCAAAG GTGTTGGAGATCTGCATTGCTATTCTTGTCCACAAGAGCATCATAGTGTTCAGTCTATCTGTGAAGCTGGTCCAAAGTGCAGTCCGCCCCTTTTGGGTTGCAGCATACATCGTGGTCTTCGCCCTGATGTCACCTCTAGGCATTGGCATCGGCATCAGCGTGATGGAGGCCCAGCTGTCGGAGGGAGCTCTAATTCAGGCCATCCTGGAGGGGATCGCTGCGGGGACCTTTGTTTACATCACTTTCCTTGAGATCCTCCCACATGAGCTCAATTCACCTGGGAAGCAGCTCCTCAAGGTGCTCTTCATCCTGCTGGGCTTCAGCATCATGGCAGCGTTGACATTTTTGGGCTGA